From Solidesulfovibrio carbinoliphilus subsp. oakridgensis, the proteins below share one genomic window:
- a CDS encoding CHASE2 domain-containing protein: MAEDRETQGARDHGRSLAMGLAAGLALWGLVFLAGLSPFGASLENMALDAAYALRSRGDRPPGLLVVAVDEPSFQAIGLPWPWPRRLHAKLLTRLHAAGARLVVLDMVFAEPSGPPGNADDAALAGALGDAGPVVLAMALDTADDPAFARQILVPPLPLFRDKAAGAGLAVLTPDRDGAIRRFATRHAGLPTLAGAALRLLAKDGAVPDAKGLIDFPGPARTIDTVSYADVIDPDRPLPAEHIRDRVVVVGRSLAASAAPLGQADTFATPLSRVTGQPTPGPEIQAAILYTMLRGAPGREIPLAAMLGFGGCLLPVAGAVLFRLRPVPAAASALGLAAGLLALSAGLFVWRFVWAPPMLLAGGLTLAGAAATLYRGLEERREKRFLARAFSRYLAPQVVRDLINRPELLELGGREAEVTVFFSDLAGFTSFSETLSPKELIGLLNAWFTPATDIILRSGGTLDKFIGDAIMAFWGAPLADPAHAAKALGAALALRDALASLSRDFADRGLPVLDARMGLHAGPAVVGNVGSRERFDYTVLGDTVNLASRLESLNKYYGTRILATEAVVAAAGPGFVCREVDRVRVKGRERAVTVFEPLGRAGEPGAAFAATFEAARRLYAARRFEDALAGFLAADAARPPQGDPPSRVFAVRCREHLLSPPPPDWDGVFAPTGK, encoded by the coding sequence GTGGCCGAAGACCGGGAAACCCAAGGCGCGCGGGACCACGGCCGCTCCCTGGCCATGGGCCTTGCGGCCGGGCTGGCCCTCTGGGGCCTCGTGTTCCTGGCCGGCCTGTCCCCTTTTGGCGCGTCCCTGGAAAACATGGCCCTGGACGCGGCCTATGCGCTGCGAAGCCGGGGCGACCGGCCGCCCGGGCTCCTGGTCGTGGCCGTGGACGAGCCGTCCTTCCAGGCCATCGGCCTGCCCTGGCCCTGGCCGCGCCGTCTCCATGCGAAGCTTCTTACCCGCCTGCACGCGGCCGGGGCCCGCCTCGTGGTCCTGGACATGGTCTTTGCCGAGCCGTCCGGCCCGCCCGGCAACGCCGACGACGCGGCCCTGGCCGGGGCCCTCGGCGACGCCGGGCCCGTGGTCCTGGCCATGGCCCTGGACACGGCCGACGATCCGGCCTTTGCCCGGCAGATCCTGGTGCCGCCCCTGCCCCTTTTCCGGGACAAGGCCGCCGGCGCGGGCCTGGCTGTCCTCACCCCGGACCGGGACGGAGCCATCCGCCGCTTCGCCACCCGCCACGCCGGCCTGCCGACCCTGGCCGGCGCGGCCTTGCGCCTGCTCGCCAAGGACGGCGCGGTCCCGGACGCCAAGGGGCTGATCGACTTTCCGGGCCCGGCCCGGACCATCGACACCGTCTCCTACGCCGACGTGATCGACCCGGACCGGCCGCTCCCGGCCGAACACATCCGGGACAGGGTGGTGGTGGTCGGCCGGTCCCTGGCCGCCTCGGCCGCGCCCCTTGGCCAGGCCGACACCTTTGCCACGCCGCTTTCCCGGGTGACGGGCCAACCCACGCCCGGCCCGGAGATCCAGGCCGCCATCCTTTACACCATGCTTCGCGGCGCTCCCGGCCGGGAAATTCCCCTGGCCGCCATGCTCGGCTTCGGGGGGTGCCTCCTGCCCGTGGCCGGGGCCGTCCTTTTCCGGCTGCGGCCGGTGCCGGCCGCAGCCTCGGCCCTGGGCCTTGCCGCCGGACTCCTGGCCCTCTCGGCCGGGCTCTTTGTCTGGCGCTTCGTCTGGGCCCCGCCGATGCTGCTCGCCGGCGGCCTGACGCTCGCCGGCGCGGCCGCCACCCTCTACCGGGGCCTGGAGGAGCGGCGGGAAAAGCGGTTCCTGGCCCGGGCCTTCTCCCGCTATCTGGCGCCCCAGGTGGTGCGCGACCTGATCAATCGACCGGAACTCCTGGAACTTGGCGGCCGGGAGGCCGAGGTCACGGTCTTTTTCTCGGACCTGGCCGGGTTCACATCCTTTTCCGAAACCCTCTCCCCCAAGGAACTGATCGGCCTCCTCAACGCCTGGTTCACCCCGGCCACGGACATCATCCTCCGAAGCGGCGGCACGCTCGACAAGTTCATCGGCGACGCCATCATGGCCTTCTGGGGCGCGCCCCTGGCCGACCCGGCCCACGCGGCCAAGGCCCTTGGCGCGGCCCTGGCCCTGCGGGACGCCCTGGCCTCGCTCTCCCGCGACTTCGCCGACCGTGGCCTGCCTGTCCTCGACGCCCGCATGGGCCTGCACGCCGGGCCGGCCGTGGTCGGCAACGTGGGCTCCAGAGAGCGGTTTGACTACACCGTCCTCGGCGACACCGTGAATCTGGCTTCCCGCCTGGAATCGCTCAACAAGTATTACGGCACCCGGATTCTGGCCACCGAGGCCGTGGTCGCGGCCGCAGGGCCGGGCTTCGTCTGCCGGGAGGTGGACCGGGTCCGGGTCAAAGGCCGGGAGCGGGCGGTGACGGTCTTCGAGCCCCTTGGCCGGGCCGGGGAGCCGGGGGCGGCTTTTGCCGCAACTTTCGAAGCGGCCCGCCGCCTCTACGCCGCCCGCCGCTTCGAGGACGCCCTGGCCGGATTCCTGGCCGCCGAC
- a CDS encoding AI-2E family transporter, giving the protein MNVPPAPLSAAKPPTVHEVWAWVLTGLALFLVFPLHLFAALMAGLLVFELIHAAAPLLRVTRIGHRRAKLVVVGLLAAGIVTGLVFVAWKSVVLLHHHESAGIPSLLTKMAEILDNVRATLPAWLARNLPDNIEDIDKELAMRLREHAAAMQQAGKAISLLLAHIVVGLILGAILSLSAEAEPGSRRPLAGALAERARRISEAFRAVVFAQVRISALNTFLTFLYLLVALPAMGYHLPLAKTLVALTFVVGLLPVVGNLVSNTVIVIVSLSVSFAVAVWSLAFLIAVHKLEYFLNARIVGGHIHARTWELLLAMLAMEAAFGLAGLVAAPIYYAYLKKELVDRGLV; this is encoded by the coding sequence ATGAACGTCCCCCCTGCCCCCCTTTCGGCCGCCAAGCCCCCCACCGTCCACGAGGTCTGGGCCTGGGTGCTGACCGGCCTGGCCCTCTTCCTGGTCTTTCCGCTGCACCTGTTCGCGGCCCTGATGGCCGGACTGCTTGTCTTCGAGCTCATCCACGCAGCCGCGCCGCTCTTGCGCGTGACCAGGATCGGCCATCGCCGGGCCAAGCTGGTGGTGGTCGGGCTGCTGGCCGCCGGCATCGTCACCGGGCTGGTCTTTGTGGCCTGGAAATCGGTCGTCCTGCTCCACCACCACGAATCGGCCGGCATCCCGTCGCTTCTGACCAAGATGGCCGAGATCCTGGACAACGTCCGGGCCACCCTGCCGGCCTGGCTGGCCCGCAACCTGCCCGACAACATCGAGGACATCGACAAGGAACTGGCCATGCGGCTGCGCGAGCACGCGGCCGCCATGCAGCAGGCCGGCAAGGCGATAAGCCTCCTTCTGGCCCACATCGTGGTCGGCCTGATCCTCGGGGCCATCCTGTCCCTTTCCGCCGAAGCCGAGCCGGGCAGCCGCCGTCCCCTGGCCGGGGCCCTGGCCGAGCGGGCAAGGCGCATCAGCGAGGCCTTCCGGGCCGTGGTCTTCGCCCAGGTCCGCATCTCGGCCCTCAACACCTTCCTCACCTTCCTCTACCTGCTGGTCGCCCTGCCGGCCATGGGCTACCACCTGCCCCTGGCCAAGACCCTGGTGGCCCTCACCTTCGTGGTCGGACTGTTGCCGGTGGTCGGCAACCTCGTCTCCAACACGGTCATCGTCATCGTCAGCCTGAGCGTCTCCTTTGCCGTGGCCGTCTGGTCGCTGGCCTTCCTGATCGCGGTCCACAAGCTCGAATACTTCCTCAACGCCCGGATCGTCGGCGGCCACATCCATGCCCGCACCTGGGAGCTCCTGCTCGCCATGCTGGCCATGGAAGCCGCCTTCGGCCTGGCCGGGCTGGTGGCCGCGCCGATCTATTACGCCTACCTGAAAAAGGAACTTGTCGACCGGGGATTGGTGTGA
- a CDS encoding FecR domain-containing protein — protein sequence MPGIKAALLALQAMLLFLAMTGPALAAAEPVGRLLFVQGQVSLRPAGDAGWRPAEAGRTLFPGDALSTGPAAKAAVLCVDESQIKLNENTILVLKAAAPSGRLAGGGLVPAAAGGPGSASLYDVPKGEVWLKNEAERFRFELSTPALTAAIRGTEFVVRVGPDGLTSVALLGGALTLFNAQGQIPLAAGEIGSARPGQAPTKQVLVNPRDAVQWTLYYPAVADPAMLLSGAPDGPRATAARLALGQAAHGDVAGAYAAASRLAASGQAGAGELTAAAYVALMAGEPGTAGTWLAEASARDPGSVAAASLTAQMALFENRREEARAQADALLARAPDSALAQVTAGLAAMAAFDLPRAKAAFARALVLDPGFVAAAVYLARIELGSDELEAAWATISKALAAAPGEAVVQATAGFVRLGFRDFKGAEAFFNKAAALDPGLGDARLGLGYVAYSRGQKALGLEQMLGATLLSPRLSLLQSALGKALYQNRDFDKALATYDYAASLDPRDPTPHLYKGIALTDLNRPGEAVMEINRSIAKNGNQALFRSRLTLDRDLAVRNVDLARSYTLLGLGDWAYSKAVTAVKNDPLNPSAHLFMSSAYTATRQRVGASGTELLLYRLLSPANQNSFTLYNDYTPMFEMPYLRFQTVDSAGVWSNGKPIWSASLEAYGGRPGLAGDVYGSYSDDQGMREQNGDTRSLYAFGQLKWEPTVRNAVLAVVTTNDTHAGDTANQSDWLYPNSPFQRQYFANRTAELGYVHRFGPAATFIGYAAMADNTWVWRDRTYAFYNLTDNDVPASESYLQNRHTNRRFVSLQAQQQLILGDHTLLVGADHFGGELDYLRKSRDFYVYYARILNDVSANYHYNPADRAGSVYAMDYWQLAPGLVAEIGLGYDAVASSRFGWPDPIERQLVSPRFGLNWQMTADHTLRLAFQRYLNTHTLFQSVIQPSEVAGFPGRLNADDASQITEFGAAWEAQWDEKTFTVARAAYHRVQNPQYDPYASYDREIDATVSRYMVTLGLNRILLPSLGLSAFGVAKRLLPDESTARRNPEEDFFEADGILAVNYLHPSGFGAGISGTAVHQFYFDNRYQNIYGERRTETLFGLLGAQVSYQFPGKRGFVSVAGTNLTGTRFTYQHEAVTLDSFYPDRQILFKIGWFF from the coding sequence ATGCCCGGCATCAAGGCCGCACTCCTGGCTCTTCAGGCGATGTTGCTTTTCCTGGCCATGACCGGTCCCGCCCTGGCCGCCGCCGAGCCGGTGGGACGGCTCCTGTTCGTCCAGGGGCAGGTGTCCCTGCGGCCGGCCGGGGACGCCGGCTGGCGCCCGGCCGAGGCCGGACGCACGCTCTTTCCGGGCGACGCCCTGTCCACGGGCCCGGCCGCCAAGGCGGCCGTCCTTTGCGTGGACGAATCGCAAATAAAGCTCAACGAAAATACCATCCTGGTCTTGAAGGCCGCGGCCCCGTCCGGGCGGCTGGCCGGCGGCGGGCTGGTGCCGGCCGCGGCCGGCGGGCCGGGGTCGGCCAGCCTCTACGACGTGCCCAAAGGCGAGGTCTGGCTCAAAAACGAGGCCGAGCGGTTCCGGTTCGAACTGTCCACCCCGGCCCTGACCGCCGCCATCCGGGGAACGGAATTCGTGGTCCGGGTCGGGCCGGACGGCTTGACCTCCGTGGCCCTCCTTGGCGGGGCCCTGACCCTTTTCAACGCCCAGGGCCAGATTCCCCTGGCCGCCGGGGAAATCGGCTCGGCCCGGCCGGGCCAGGCCCCGACCAAGCAGGTCCTGGTCAATCCCCGGGACGCGGTCCAGTGGACGCTCTATTATCCGGCCGTGGCCGATCCGGCCATGCTCCTCTCCGGTGCGCCGGACGGGCCCCGGGCGACGGCCGCGCGCCTTGCCCTCGGCCAGGCGGCCCACGGCGACGTGGCCGGGGCCTACGCCGCGGCCTCGCGGCTGGCCGCCTCGGGCCAGGCCGGGGCCGGGGAGCTGACCGCCGCCGCCTACGTGGCGCTCATGGCCGGCGAACCGGGCACGGCCGGCACATGGCTGGCCGAGGCTTCGGCCCGCGATCCGGGTTCCGTGGCCGCGGCCAGCCTCACGGCCCAGATGGCCCTTTTCGAAAACCGCCGGGAGGAGGCCAGGGCCCAGGCCGACGCCCTGCTCGCCCGGGCCCCGGACTCCGCCCTGGCCCAGGTGACGGCCGGTCTCGCCGCCATGGCCGCCTTCGACCTGCCGCGGGCCAAGGCCGCCTTTGCCCGGGCCCTGGTCCTTGACCCCGGCTTCGTGGCCGCCGCCGTCTACCTGGCCCGCATCGAGCTCGGCTCCGACGAGCTGGAGGCGGCCTGGGCCACCATAAGCAAAGCGCTGGCCGCCGCGCCGGGCGAGGCCGTGGTCCAGGCCACGGCCGGGTTCGTGCGCCTGGGCTTTCGCGATTTCAAGGGCGCCGAAGCCTTTTTCAACAAGGCCGCCGCCCTGGACCCGGGCCTTGGCGACGCCCGGCTCGGCCTCGGCTACGTGGCCTATTCCCGGGGCCAGAAGGCCCTGGGCCTGGAACAGATGCTCGGGGCGACGCTCCTTTCCCCGCGCCTGTCCCTCCTCCAGTCGGCCCTGGGGAAGGCCCTCTACCAGAACCGCGACTTCGACAAGGCCCTGGCCACCTACGACTACGCCGCCTCCCTGGACCCGCGCGACCCCACGCCCCATCTTTACAAGGGCATCGCCCTGACCGACCTCAACCGGCCGGGCGAAGCCGTGATGGAAATCAACCGGTCCATCGCCAAAAACGGCAACCAGGCCCTGTTCCGGTCGCGCCTGACCCTCGACCGCGACCTAGCCGTTCGTAACGTGGACCTGGCCCGGTCCTACACGCTCTTGGGGCTTGGCGACTGGGCCTATTCCAAGGCGGTCACGGCCGTCAAAAACGATCCGCTCAACCCCTCGGCCCACCTGTTCATGAGCAGCGCCTACACGGCCACCCGCCAGCGCGTCGGGGCGTCGGGCACGGAACTGCTCCTTTACCGCCTCCTTTCGCCGGCCAACCAGAACAGCTTCACGCTCTACAACGACTACACCCCCATGTTCGAGATGCCCTACCTGCGCTTCCAGACCGTGGACAGCGCCGGGGTCTGGAGCAACGGCAAGCCGATCTGGTCGGCCTCCCTCGAGGCCTACGGCGGCCGGCCGGGACTGGCCGGCGACGTCTACGGCTCCTATTCCGACGACCAGGGCATGCGCGAGCAAAACGGCGACACCCGGTCCCTGTACGCCTTCGGCCAGCTCAAGTGGGAGCCGACGGTGCGGAACGCCGTGCTGGCCGTCGTCACCACCAACGACACCCACGCCGGGGACACCGCCAACCAAAGCGACTGGCTCTACCCGAATTCGCCGTTTCAAAGACAATACTTCGCCAACCGCACCGCCGAACTGGGCTACGTCCACCGCTTCGGCCCGGCCGCCACCTTCATCGGCTACGCCGCCATGGCCGACAACACCTGGGTCTGGCGCGACCGGACCTACGCCTTTTACAACCTCACGGACAACGACGTGCCGGCCAGCGAATCCTACCTGCAAAACCGCCACACCAACCGCCGGTTCGTCAGCCTGCAAGCCCAGCAACAGCTCATCCTCGGCGACCACACCCTGCTTGTCGGCGCCGACCATTTCGGCGGCGAACTCGACTACCTGCGCAAATCCCGGGACTTCTACGTCTACTACGCCCGCATCCTCAACGACGTGTCCGCCAACTACCACTACAACCCGGCCGACCGGGCCGGCAGCGTCTACGCCATGGACTACTGGCAGCTGGCCCCGGGCCTCGTGGCCGAGATCGGGCTCGGCTACGACGCCGTGGCCTCTTCGCGCTTCGGCTGGCCCGATCCCATCGAGCGGCAGCTCGTGAGCCCCCGGTTCGGGCTCAACTGGCAGATGACGGCCGACCACACCCTGCGCCTGGCCTTCCAGCGGTATTTGAACACCCACACCCTCTTCCAGTCCGTCATCCAGCCTTCGGAAGTGGCCGGCTTCCCCGGCCGCCTCAATGCCGACGACGCCTCCCAGATCACGGAATTCGGGGCCGCCTGGGAGGCCCAGTGGGACGAGAAGACCTTCACCGTGGCCCGGGCCGCCTACCACCGGGTGCAAAACCCCCAATACGACCCCTACGCCAGCTACGACCGGGAAATCGACGCCACCGTGTCCCGCTACATGGTCACGCTTGGCCTCAACCGCATCCTCCTGCCCTCGCTCGGGCTCTCGGCCTTCGGCGTGGCCAAACGGCTCCTGCCGGACGAATCCACGGCCCGGCGCAACCCGGAAGAGGACTTCTTCGAGGCCGACGGCATCCTGGCCGTAAATTACCTCCACCCCTCGGGCTTCGGCGCCGGCATCTCCGGCACGGCCGTCCACCAGTTCTATTTCGACAACCGCTACCAGAACATCTACGGCGAACGTCGGACCGAAACCCTCTTTGGCCTCCTTGGCGCCCAGGTCTCCTACCAGTTCCCGGGCAAGCGGGGATTCGTCTCCGTGGCCGGCACCAACCTCACGGGCACGCGCTTCACCTACCAGCACGAGGCCGTGACCCTGGACTCGTTCTACCCGGACCGCCAGATCCTTTTCAAGATCGGCTGGTTCTTCTAG